A genomic region of Elaeis guineensis isolate ETL-2024a chromosome 9, EG11, whole genome shotgun sequence contains the following coding sequences:
- the LOC105051397 gene encoding uncharacterized protein → MVLGLRSKNKKGASVHVDYIIHIQEIKPWPPSQSLKSVRSVVLQWENGDNSSGSTNPITPSLGVTAAEGKIEFNESFKLQASLLREGSAKGNGMSTFQKNVLEFNMYEPRRDKTVKGQHLGSVVIDLAEHGMIKETVSVSIPVNCKRSFRNTVQPLLYVNIQPFQKENRSSSSGESLSKEASLDKDGRESVSALMNEEYAEEAEIASFTDDDVSSHSSLACSSSALEANAHLPVQTSTAEQQHHENTLDAADEHGVGALEADLPLQSVPVKDELRPVTTGINLNGAVSNQNERSQESSLEDLPRDSGSLVNGNASFSTPQTSSLLILEKSDTSSTPSSSPLMPESTEEDIISGKDNESALWNDKAEEVQEKMVDFSGKENIVENLVKKESTIAITDKIESADTDFQEKLNPVTNSEPEQNVNKDGVSQESQNGSIEVSNSHAADYRFVEESTGKKIENGLEEKTKQVQNHSVENDCLIDSPDNFSNASVATVQKTPAIQQHNYLQSSRKTSFTSDLAVSNWRGFGERGNGNLTNDRLKSMKLSVRSPPDSRGTITYGPNDEDVKEVDVQEDVCNGINSATDDGTDDQESTSSSSDKVRHISRISRNGFSNNKVRELELRVELLEGELREAAAIEMGLYSIVAEHGSSSQKVHTPARRLSRLYIHASKQWSREKQASAARSAVSGLVVAAKACGNDVPRLTFWLSNSVVLRAIITRTIKSSDIPKPFGPYSTEHSSIMVRKKNSSPLKWESISRKKEKLSITEEFDDWEDPDTFTSALEKIETWIFSRIVESVWWQTLTPHMQSASVNHELKRGSKKSYEKTPSRSDCQQANSSIGIWKKAFKDASERLCPVRAGGHECGCLPMLARLVMEHCVARLDVAMFNAILRESDDEIPTDPVSDPISDPKVLPIPSGKSSFGSGAQLKNAIGNWSRWLTDLFGMDVDDTPQNEDKQDDDRLDVAASFKSFHLLNALSDLLMLPKDMLLEKSIRKEVCPTFSASMIKRILDSFLPDEFCPDPIPEVVLKALDSEDPLESDEERIRNAPCNASPIIYSPPSVASVESIIGDVQGAPLLRRSGSSVVRKCHTSDDELDELDSPLASILIDKLSAPTTKRKDHSYANAVRYQLLREVWRDD, encoded by the exons ATGGTGTTGGGTCTGAGATCCAAGAACAAGAAAGGCGCCTCGGTTCATGTGGATTATATCATCCATATCCAAGAAATAAAGCCATGGCCCCCATCCCAATCCTTGAAGTCCGTTCGCTCTGTAGTCCTTCAATGGGAGAACGGGGACAACAGTTCTGGGTCCACCAACCCCATTACCCCATCCCTTGGAGTGACTGCTGCTGAAGGCAAGATTGAATTCAACGAGTCCTTCAAGCTCCAAGCCAGCTTGTTGAGAGAGGGTTCAGCAAAGGGCAATGGCATGAGCACGTTTCAGaagaatgtgcttgaatttaacATGTATGAGCCCAGGAGGGATAAGACAGTAAAGGGGCAGCATTTAGGGAGTGTAGTAATTGATTTGGCAGAGCATGGTATGATCAAAGAAACAGTGAGTGTCAGCATTCCAGTGAACTGCAAGAGAAGCTTTAGAAACACGGTACAGCCATTGCTTTATGTGAATATTCAGCCATTTCAAAAGGAGAACAGGAGCTCTTCATCTGGAGAAAGCCTGTCAAAGGAGGCCTCATTAGATAAGGATGGTAGGGAGTCGGTGTCAGCCTTGATGAACGAGGAGTATGCTGAGGAAGCTGAGATAGCCTCCTTCACTGATGATGATGTCTCATCCCATTCGTCACTTGCTTGCTCGTCTTCAGCCCTGGAGGCAAATGCACATTTGCCAGTTCAAACTAGTACTGCAGAACAACAGCATCATGAG AACACATTAGACGCAGCAGATGAGCATGGGGTAGGTGCTTTAGAAGCTGACTTACCTTTGCAATCTGTACCTGTGAAAGATGAGTTGAGACCGGTAACCACAGGAATTAACCTAAATGGTGCTGTCAGCAATCAGAATGAGAGGTCCCAAGAATCATCACTGGAAGATTTACCCAGGGACTCTGGGAGCTTGGTTAATGGCAATGCATCTTTCTCTACTCCTCAGACAAGTTCGCTACTCATACTGGAGAAGTCAGACACCTCTAGCACACCTTCTTCATCACCTCTGATGCCCGAAAGTACAGAGGAAGATATCATATCTGGAAAGGATAATGAAAGTGCCCTGTGGAATGATAAAGCTGAGGAAGTTCAAGAAAAGATGGTAGACTTCAGCGGCAAAGAAAACATTGTAGAAAACCTTGTAAAGAAAGAAAGCACTATTGCAATCACAGACAAAATTGAATCTGCAGATACTGATTTCCAGGAGAAGCTGAACCCTGTAACTAATAGCGAACCTGAGCAAAATGTTAACAAGGATGGGGTATCTCAAGAAAGTCAAAATGGGTCCATAGAGGTTTCAAATAGTCATGCTGCAGATTATAGGTTTGTGGAGGAAAGCACTGGAAAAAAGATAGAAAACGGATTAGAAGAGAAAACCAAACAAGTCCAGAACCATTCAGTTGAAAATGATTGCTTGATTGATAGCCCTGATAATTTCTCTAATGCATCAGTTGCAACAGTGCAAAAAACTCCAGCCATTCAGCAGCACAATTATCTGCAAAGTTCTCGCAAAACATCATTTACTTCTGATCTAGCTGTATCTAATTGGAGAGGTTTTGGTGAAAGGGGTAATGGAAACTTAACAAATGATAGACTAAAGAGTATGAAATTATCTGTGAGATCACCTCCAGACTCGAGAGGAACCATAACATATGGACCCAATGATGAAGATGTGAAGGAAGTTGATGTTCAAGAGGATGTATGTAATGGCATAAACTCTGCTACAGATGATGGAACAGATGATCAGGAAAGTACTAGCTCAAGCTCAGATAAAGTAAGACACATTTCTAGAATTAGCAGGAATGGCTTTTCTAATAACAAAGTTCGAGAATTGGAGCTTAGAGTTGAGTTGCTTGAAGGGGAGTTAAGGGAAGCTGCTGCTATTGAGATGGGTCTTTACTCTATTGTAGCAGAGCATGGAAGCTCTTCACAGAAGGTGCATACTCCAGCTCGACGTCTTTCAAGGTTATATATTCACGCTTCAAAACAGTGGTCACGAGAAAAGCAGGCAAGTGCAGCTAGAAGCGCTGTCTCCGGACTAGTTGTTGCTGCAAAAGCATGTGGAAATGATGTCCCAAG GTTGACTTTCTGGTTGTCAAACTCAGTTGTGCTTAGAGCTATTATCACTAGAACAATTAAGAGTTCCGACATCCCCAAACCTTTTGGCCCTTACTCTACAGAACATAGTTCCATAATGGTgcggaagaaaaattcttctccaTTGAAATGGGAATCCATATCCCGCAAGAAGGAAAAGCTCTCTATCACTGAAGAGTTTGATGACTGGGAAGATCCAGACACGTTCACATCTGCACTAGAAAAGATTGAAACCTGGATATTTTCTCGAATCGTTGAGTCTGTGTGGTGGCAG ACTTTGACCCCGCACATGCAGTCCGCCAGTGTGAATCACGAACTTAAGAGAGGTTCAAAGAAAAGTTATGAAAAGACACCGAGCAGAAGTGATTGTCAACAGGCAAACTCATCAATTGGAATTTGGAAGAAAGCTTTTAAAGATGCCTCTGAAAGACTTTGTCCTGTTAGGGCAGGAGGTCATGAGTGTGGATGCTTGCCTATGCTGGCTAGATTG GTCATGGAGCATTGTGTGGCAAGACTTGATGTGGCTATGTTCAATGCTATCTTACGTGAGTCAGATGATGAGATTCCCACTGACCCGGTGTCTGATCCAATTAGTGATCCTAAGGTTCTACCTATTCCATCTGGCAAATCAAGCTTTGGTTCTGGTGCTCAACTGAAAAATGCT ATTGGCAACTGGTCTAGATGGCTAACTGACCTATTTGGTATGGATGTGGATGACACTCCTCAAAATGAGGACAAGCAAGATGATGATAGACTTGATGTTGCAGCATCCTTCAAGTCTTTCCATCTCCTGAATGCATTGAGTGATCTTCTAATGCTTCCAAAAGACATGCTTTTGGAAAAATCTATCAGGAAAGAG GTTTGTCCAACATTCAGTGCATCAATGATCAAGCGGATCCTCGACAGCTTCCTACCTGATGAATTCTGCCCAGATCCAATACCAGAAGTTGTGCTCAAAGCACTGGATTCTGAG